Proteins from a genomic interval of Thermoanaerobacterium thermosaccharolyticum DSM 571:
- a CDS encoding sensor histidine kinase encodes MDSNGKLNLEETNLNEFIENILYKIKIEAQKKNQKLTFCAGEEKRNINIDRDKMEQVLLNVVSNAIKYTNLGGYVRVFTKYDDDYAYITISDNGIGIPKKDLPRIFERFYRVDKGRSRELGGTGLGLAIAKEIVTAHGGEINIESEVGIGTIVYIKLKY; translated from the coding sequence ATGGACTCAAACGGCAAGTTAAATCTGGAAGAAACCAATTTAAATGAGTTTATAGAAAATATCCTATATAAAATAAAGATTGAAGCACAGAAAAAAAATCAAAAACTTACATTTTGTGCCGGAGAAGAAAAAAGAAACATAAATATAGACAGGGATAAAATGGAGCAGGTGCTGCTTAATGTAGTGTCGAATGCTATCAAGTACACAAATCTAGGCGGATATGTGAGGGTATTTACAAAGTACGATGATGACTATGCTTATATAACTATTTCTGATAATGGCATCGGGATACCAAAGAAGGACCTTCCAAGGATATTTGAAAGATTTTATAGAGTGGATAAGGGAAGATCTAGAGAACTGGGGGGTACTGGACTTGGCCTTGCAATTGCGAAAGAGATAGTTACGGCACATGGAGGGGAAATAAATATCGAAAGCGAAGTAGGAATTGGTACAATTGTCTATATAAAGCTTAAATACTAA
- a CDS encoding YycH family regulatory protein, whose protein sequence is MKEHIKTIVLVLLVSTSLYLSYTLWTSFPQKSFFMTKPTPSSVDIFSIVRPSSIEINANDTFRDITSSNDITSIWANTIKTLKDNLGKGIALSQVDKSSINLRGNLIYIDMGKGITKDIFTDALNLESLSELNKINSDAYIKEIIIKVGSKPQIIFTDYNNYFVMSLKNSRYFDELIGKQFQNSIDYVMTTADDVYSENVFTLKNFTLGKYVNKGFANDSIYRTITKNVFVNISVVREIKENNGSYIYTDGIRGLRLYRNGLIEYFDTTTTSTKLTMSKIESLDKALEFIKDLGINVEDVYITGVSGSGTEYNFSFNYIFDYPICVIRNGEKSEPIDISVSNGIIKTAKVNFMDIYYAGDYKSNLYNIQKAIVDNKIKGVESLKLVYVFDGTELIPAWDVKCIGNEYLINALDGKII, encoded by the coding sequence ATGAAAGAGCATATAAAAACAATTGTGTTAGTATTGCTTGTTTCAACAAGCCTTTATTTAAGTTACACATTGTGGACGTCTTTTCCACAAAAAAGCTTTTTTATGACTAAGCCCACACCATCAAGTGTGGATATTTTTAGTATAGTTAGACCTTCATCGATTGAGATAAATGCTAATGACACATTTAGAGACATAACATCGTCAAATGATATAACTTCAATATGGGCAAATACAATAAAAACTTTAAAAGATAATTTGGGCAAAGGAATTGCATTATCGCAGGTTGACAAAAGCAGCATAAATCTTAGAGGCAATTTGATATATATTGATATGGGCAAAGGCATAACAAAAGATATATTTACTGATGCTTTAAACTTAGAAAGTTTATCTGAATTAAATAAGATAAACTCCGACGCATATATAAAAGAGATTATAATTAAAGTTGGCAGTAAGCCGCAAATTATATTTACGGATTACAACAACTACTTTGTCATGAGTTTAAAGAATTCCAGATATTTTGACGAGTTAATTGGCAAACAATTTCAAAATTCAATCGACTATGTAATGACGACTGCAGATGATGTTTACAGCGAAAATGTGTTTACATTGAAGAATTTCACATTAGGGAAATATGTAAACAAGGGTTTTGCAAATGATAGCATCTATAGGACTATAACTAAGAATGTATTTGTAAACATATCTGTTGTGAGAGAGATAAAGGAAAATAATGGTTCATACATATATACTGATGGCATAAGAGGGCTAAGGCTTTACAGAAATGGCTTAATAGAGTACTTTGATACAACAACAACATCGACAAAACTAACTATGAGCAAAATTGAGTCATTAGATAAAGCATTAGAATTTATAAAAGATCTAGGAATCAATGTGGAAGATGTATACATAACGGGTGTTAGTGGCAGTGGTACGGAGTATAATTTTTCATTTAATTACATATTTGATTATCCTATATGCGTAATCAGAAATGGAGAAAAATCAGAGCCTATAGACATTTCTGTATCAAATGGGATTATAAAGACTGCTAAAGTGAATTTCATGGATATTTATTATGCTGGAGATTACAAGAGCAACCTTTATAATATACAGAAAGCAATAGTTGACAATAAGATAAAAGGTGTGGAATCGTTAAAACTGGTGTATGTATTTGATGGGACTGAGCTAATCCCTGCATGGGATGTTAAATGCATAGGCAATGAGTACCTTATAAATGCTTTGGATGGCAAAATAATTTGA
- a CDS encoding two-component system regulatory protein YycI, with amino-acid sequence MDWSKAKTILILIFAVLNVILYLGNLNIAETSNSIPSSSEIKKMNDILKENNIVVKAEIPKNYKPMPMLLVKLKNYTKAYIEGNFLNGSRQISYDNGSFYNIENGTIEVKNGFFYYKISDEKFTKMDKDDAFNYIKSFVKSKNLEEKYSVINEYADGNKYTVEYTEVYNGINVDVSYMKGVISNDTFSFESTWLIPIREEKERKEIIPPINALLKLLDVDEGHHNIIVKEIKPVYFFSWRNADTGEAIPTWRITTENSVYYVNAYTGNIEER; translated from the coding sequence ATGGACTGGTCAAAGGCAAAAACAATCTTAATTCTTATATTTGCGGTATTAAACGTGATACTTTACTTAGGAAATTTGAATATTGCAGAAACCAGCAATTCAATACCTTCTTCTTCAGAGATAAAAAAAATGAACGATATCTTAAAAGAAAACAATATTGTTGTTAAAGCGGAGATTCCTAAAAATTACAAGCCGATGCCTATGCTTTTGGTGAAGCTAAAAAATTACACCAAAGCATATATTGAGGGCAATTTTTTAAATGGCTCTAGACAAATTTCATATGACAATGGATCATTTTATAACATTGAAAATGGTACAATAGAAGTAAAGAATGGTTTTTTTTATTATAAAATAAGCGATGAGAAATTTACAAAAATGGATAAAGATGATGCTTTTAATTATATAAAGTCATTTGTAAAAAGTAAAAATCTTGAAGAGAAATATTCTGTTATAAATGAATACGCTGATGGCAACAAATACACTGTTGAGTATACAGAAGTTTACAACGGTATTAATGTAGATGTTAGTTATATGAAAGGTGTTATTAGCAATGATACGTTTTCGTTTGAATCTACATGGCTTATTCCAATACGAGAAGAAAAAGAAAGAAAAGAGATTATACCACCTATAAATGCACTTCTTAAGCTTCTTGATGTGGATGAGGGCCATCATAATATTATTGTAAAAGAAATAAAACCTGTCTACTTTTTTAGCTGGCGAAATGCCGATACAGGCGAAGCAATACCTACTTGGAGGATAACAACAGAAAACTCTGTTTATTATGTGAACGCATATACTGGTAATATTGAAGAGAGGTAA